A window of Leptotrichia wadei contains these coding sequences:
- a CDS encoding Fic family protein, giving the protein MDIKTINYEYFLDLSVRMTYHSNAIEGNTLTLNETATIILDSTIPGSKSVREVFEVLNHKKAIDYMLTELANDQKLDIYVIKNINKEILDRLNDNAGNFKNSSNAIIGADFQTSTPSQAPVLTKNWIENLNYRLELCKTDDEKLLEILNSHIEFERIHPFSDGNGRTGRLTMLYLCFQENISPFVIEKKDRALYMNYLRKQNADIIFDKVKELQQFEKKRMEQF; this is encoded by the coding sequence ATGGATATAAAAACTATAAATTATGAATATTTTTTAGATTTATCAGTAAGAATGACGTATCATTCAAATGCAATTGAAGGAAATACATTGACACTAAATGAAACGGCTACGATTATTTTAGATAGCACAATACCTGGAAGTAAGAGTGTTCGTGAGGTTTTTGAAGTTTTGAATCACAAAAAGGCAATTGACTATATGTTGACTGAACTTGCGAATGACCAAAAATTGGATATTTATGTGATTAAAAATATAAATAAGGAAATTTTAGACAGGTTGAATGATAATGCTGGAAATTTTAAAAATAGCAGTAATGCAATAATTGGTGCAGATTTTCAAACTTCTACACCAAGTCAAGCGCCAGTTCTTACAAAAAATTGGATTGAAAACTTGAATTATCGGTTGGAATTGTGTAAAACTGATGATGAAAAGCTGCTTGAAATTTTAAATTCACATATAGAATTTGAAAGAATTCATCCTTTTAGCGATGGAAATGGACGAACAGGAAGGCTGACTATGCTGTATTTGTGTTTTCAGGAAAATATAAGTCCATTTGTGATTGAAAAAAAAGATAGAGCATTGTATATGAACTATTTGAGGAAACAAAATGCGGATATTATTTTTGATAAAGTGAAGGAATTGCAACAATTTGAAAAGAAACGAATGGAACAATTTTAA
- the leuC gene encoding 3-isopropylmalate dehydratase large subunit, giving the protein MSEIKNEAKKPKTLFDKVWEKHVITGEPGEAQLLYIDLHLIHEVTSPQAFSGLRIAGRKVRRPDLTFGTMDHNTPTIMADRMNIKDKVSKAQLDALAANCKEFGIELVDMFDENNGIVHMVGPEQGLTQPGKTVVCGDSHTATHGAFGALAFGIGTSEVEHVLATQTIWQKKPKTMGIEITGKLQKGVYAKDIILHIIKTYGIGLGNGYAFEFFGDTIRGLSMEERMTICNMAIEGGGKSGIIAPDETTFEYVRGRRFAPKGEEFDKKVAEWKELYTDSVDAFDKYIKVDVSNLEPQVTWGTNPEMGINVTEKFPEIRDHNDEKAYEYMGLKPGQTPFDIPLKHVFIGSCTNGRLSDLEIVAKIVKGKKVAPNITAVVVPGSQVVKKAAEENGIAQILKDAGFEWREAGCSTCLGMNPDLIPAGEHCASTSNRNFEGRQGKGARTHLVSPAMAAAAAIYGKFVDVRELDEVK; this is encoded by the coding sequence ATGTCAGAAATTAAAAATGAAGCGAAAAAACCAAAAACTTTGTTTGATAAAGTTTGGGAAAAACATGTGATTACGGGAGAACCTGGAGAAGCACAACTTTTGTATATTGATTTGCACTTGATTCATGAGGTTACTTCGCCGCAGGCGTTTTCAGGATTAAGAATTGCAGGGAGAAAAGTTAGAAGACCTGACTTGACATTTGGAACAATGGATCATAATACACCAACAATTATGGCTGACAGAATGAATATTAAAGATAAAGTTTCAAAGGCACAGCTAGATGCGTTGGCAGCTAATTGCAAAGAATTTGGGATTGAACTTGTGGATATGTTTGATGAAAATAATGGAATTGTGCATATGGTGGGGCCTGAGCAAGGGCTGACACAGCCTGGAAAAACTGTAGTTTGTGGAGATAGCCATACTGCGACTCATGGAGCTTTTGGAGCTTTGGCGTTTGGAATTGGTACGAGTGAAGTGGAACATGTTTTGGCTACACAGACAATTTGGCAAAAGAAACCAAAAACAATGGGAATTGAAATTACTGGGAAATTACAAAAGGGTGTATATGCAAAAGATATAATTCTTCATATAATCAAGACTTACGGAATTGGGCTTGGAAATGGTTATGCTTTCGAGTTTTTCGGAGATACGATAAGAGGGCTTTCGATGGAAGAAAGAATGACAATTTGTAATATGGCAATCGAAGGAGGAGGAAAGTCAGGAATTATTGCACCTGATGAAACAACTTTTGAATATGTAAGAGGAAGAAGATTTGCACCAAAAGGCGAAGAATTTGATAAAAAAGTGGCTGAATGGAAAGAATTGTACACGGATTCTGTAGATGCGTTTGACAAATACATAAAAGTTGATGTTTCAAACCTTGAGCCACAAGTTACTTGGGGAACAAATCCTGAAATGGGAATTAATGTTACTGAAAAATTTCCAGAAATCAGAGATCACAATGATGAAAAAGCATACGAATATATGGGCTTAAAACCGGGACAAACTCCATTTGACATACCTTTAAAGCACGTATTTATCGGTTCTTGTACAAATGGAAGACTGAGCGATCTGGAAATTGTCGCAAAAATTGTAAAAGGAAAGAAAGTTGCACCAAATATTACAGCAGTTGTAGTTCCTGGCTCGCAAGTAGTAAAAAAAGCGGCTGAAGAAAACGGAATTGCACAGATATTAAAAGATGCGGGATTTGAATGGAGAGAAGCTGGATGTTCCACTTGTCTTGGAATGAACCCTGATTTGATACCAGCTGGAGAGCATTGCGCCTCAACTTCTAACAGAAACTTTGAAGGACGGCAAGGAAAAGGGGCAAGAACTCATCTGGTAAGTCCTGCGATGGCTGCTGCTGCTGCAATTTATGGGAAATTTGTGGATGTAAGAGAATTGGATGAAGTGAAATAA
- the leuD gene encoding 3-isopropylmalate dehydratase small subunit, with protein sequence MKPFTKYEGTIVPIMNDNIDTDQLIPKQYLKSIEKTGFGIHVFDEWRYNEDGSDNMDFNLNKPEYKNGTILITGDNFGCGSSREHAAWALQDYGFHVIVAGGYSGIFYMNWLNNGHLPITLPEADRIELSKLPGDVKVTVDLENNKLIANGKEYVFELEESWKQRLLKGLDSIGLTLQHEDEIRKYEESHK encoded by the coding sequence ATGAAACCATTTACAAAATATGAAGGAACAATCGTTCCAATAATGAATGACAATATTGATACGGATCAATTAATTCCGAAACAATATTTAAAAAGTATCGAAAAAACAGGATTTGGAATACATGTTTTCGATGAGTGGAGATACAACGAAGATGGGTCTGACAATATGGATTTTAACTTAAATAAGCCAGAATACAAAAATGGGACAATTTTGATTACAGGAGATAACTTTGGCTGTGGTTCAAGTAGGGAGCATGCGGCTTGGGCATTGCAGGATTATGGTTTTCACGTTATTGTGGCTGGAGGATATTCAGGAATTTTCTACATGAACTGGTTAAACAATGGGCATCTGCCAATAACTTTGCCAGAAGCAGATAGAATCGAATTATCAAAATTGCCTGGAGATGTGAAGGTTACAGTTGATTTGGAAAATAACAAATTGATTGCGAATGGGAAAGAATATGTTTTTGAGCTGGAAGAAAGCTGGAAACAAAGATTGCTTAAGGGATTGGATTCGATTGGGTTGACTTTGCAGCATGAAGATGAGATTAGAAAATATGAGGAAAGTCATAAGTAG
- a CDS encoding DUF2262 domain-containing protein, giving the protein MEIQNFRESSHSSYFKEWYGKVIWKGEEIRVSLTISKKCGNVELEKEKMLKILEELYLNQDEWNKKVKDTMVKYFYDVLNDDFFDDGAFPEYPTCYDMLFEILKDDFTKEEAEMAYKNNIFPLDKFKKYIFVESIEITSEGNFYFEVVDDYIVVGDNWIWLKGNIDKGFLAASFNALFEFVVDLELNDKFSTIFREKTKIHSMWLSKWGEPKEGLAKFYYSNHNLAITGNYKAGKKEGIWEFYDEDGKLTKKVNYVNDVAENEVVY; this is encoded by the coding sequence ATGGAAATTCAGAATTTTCGAGAAAGTTCACATAGCAGTTATTTTAAAGAATGGTATGGAAAAGTTATTTGGAAAGGTGAAGAAATACGAGTAAGTCTAACAATTTCAAAAAAATGTGGTAATGTTGAACTTGAAAAAGAAAAAATGCTTAAAATTTTGGAAGAATTGTATCTTAATCAGGATGAATGGAATAAAAAAGTGAAAGATACGATGGTTAAGTATTTTTATGATGTGCTGAATGATGATTTTTTTGATGATGGAGCATTTCCAGAGTATCCAACTTGCTATGATATGTTATTTGAAATTTTAAAAGACGATTTTACAAAAGAAGAAGCTGAAATGGCATATAAAAATAATATATTTCCACTAGACAAGTTTAAAAAATATATTTTTGTTGAAAGTATTGAAATAACAAGTGAAGGAAATTTTTATTTTGAAGTAGTTGATGATTATATAGTTGTGGGGGATAATTGGATTTGGTTAAAAGGGAACATTGATAAGGGATTTTTGGCTGCAAGTTTTAATGCTCTTTTTGAGTTTGTTGTTGATTTGGAATTAAACGATAAATTTTCTACGATATTTAGAGAGAAGACAAAAATACATTCAATGTGGTTAAGCAAGTGGGGAGAGCCAAAAGAAGGATTGGCAAAATTTTATTATAGTAATCATAATTTAGCAATAACTGGAAATTATAAAGCTGGGAAAAAAGAGGGAATTTGGGAATTTTATGATGAGGATGGAAAATTGACTAAAAAGGTTAATTATGTTAATGATGTTGCTGAGAACGAAGTTGTTTATTGA
- a CDS encoding McrB family protein, with protein MYRANDEDYLNFFEMLKFWISQTDKNIANSGERVKIKNIKSKDMESLERSEKEFLNPKFDEKFIKYSDFSININFVTSGHYKGENTNFIVYQSKIENIGCWINIVYQYDNKKVVAYYKGYHEDNKESEEFKRYMQEKGYTKGFEESISKLGLNEKEPNQNVKELFDYFYKMIEESENYSKNKLKDSRIFDLKEKLKKNYNIILRGAPGTGKTYLARQIAAEMIGINVDELDNNEQFEFVQFHSSYDYTDFIEGLRPIIKNNQLGFELKKGIFYEFCEIAKISEVLRKLNSKEFTLQGFEIFLKELGGNRAKNYIPKIEQLLGKKKYTGDKTSEIKTYGNLREILENSEEISKFDKENNFSNWYSTPVNYLKKYDDEIKKEHNSVNKNYIFLIDEINRGEISKIFGELFFSIDPEYRGKKGSIKTQYSNMHEDSQEKFYIPENVYIIGTMNDIDRSVDTFDFAMRRRFLFEEIMAEDSQIMLKNGKIKEQMTRLNNAIIDQKIGNLSKDYQIGGSYFKALDEGKVNQDELWKNKLEPLLKDYFRGERDSEGKLREIKKYYDGKNDTN; from the coding sequence ATGTATAGAGCTAATGATGAAGACTATTTAAATTTTTTTGAAATGTTAAAATTTTGGATTTCTCAAACTGATAAAAATATTGCAAATAGTGGTGAGAGAGTAAAGATTAAAAATATAAAAAGCAAGGATATGGAAAGCTTGGAAAGATCAGAAAAAGAATTTTTAAATCCAAAATTTGATGAAAAATTTATAAAATATAGTGATTTTTCAATAAATATTAATTTTGTAACATCTGGACATTATAAAGGAGAAAATACTAATTTTATTGTATATCAATCTAAAATTGAAAATATAGGTTGTTGGATAAATATTGTTTATCAGTATGATAATAAAAAAGTTGTAGCTTATTATAAAGGGTATCATGAAGACAATAAAGAATCTGAAGAATTTAAAAGGTATATGCAAGAAAAAGGATATACTAAAGGCTTTGAAGAATCAATTAGTAAATTAGGACTTAACGAAAAAGAACCAAATCAAAATGTAAAAGAGTTATTTGATTATTTTTATAAAATGATAGAAGAATCTGAAAATTATTCTAAAAATAAATTAAAAGATAGTAGAATATTTGACTTAAAAGAGAAACTAAAAAAAAATTATAATATAATTTTGAGAGGAGCTCCAGGAACAGGAAAAACATATTTAGCTAGACAAATTGCAGCTGAAATGATAGGAATTAATGTTGATGAATTAGATAATAATGAACAGTTTGAGTTTGTTCAATTTCATTCCAGTTATGATTATACTGATTTTATTGAAGGATTGAGACCAATTATTAAAAATAATCAATTAGGTTTTGAATTAAAAAAAGGTATATTTTATGAATTTTGTGAAATAGCAAAAATATCAGAAGTTTTAAGAAAATTAAATTCTAAAGAATTTACATTACAAGGTTTTGAAATTTTTTTAAAAGAATTAGGGGGAAATAGAGCTAAAAATTATATTCCTAAAATTGAGCAATTGCTTGGGAAAAAAAAATATACAGGAGATAAAACATCTGAAATAAAAACTTATGGAAATTTAAGAGAAATTCTTGAGAATAGCGAAGAAATTAGCAAATTTGATAAAGAAAATAATTTTAGTAATTGGTATTCAACACCTGTTAATTATTTAAAAAAATATGATGATGAAATTAAAAAAGAACATAATTCTGTTAATAAAAATTATATTTTTCTTATTGATGAAATTAACAGAGGAGAAATTTCTAAAATTTTTGGAGAGCTGTTTTTCTCAATTGATCCAGAATATCGAGGTAAAAAAGGTTCTATAAAAACACAATATTCTAATATGCATGAAGATTCACAAGAAAAATTTTATATACCAGAAAATGTTTATATTATAGGAACAATGAATGATATAGACCGTTCAGTAGATACTTTTGATTTTGCTATGCGACGTAGATTCTTATTTGAAGAGATTATGGCAGAAGACTCTCAGATAATGCTTAAAAATGGCAAAATAAAAGAACAGATGACAAGATTAAATAATGCGATTATAGATCAAAAAATTGGTAATTTATCAAAAGATTATCAAATAGGTGGAAGTTATTTTAAAGCATTGGATGAAGGTAAAGTTAATCAAGACGAGCTTTGGAAAAATAAATTAGAACCTTTATTAAAAGATTATTTTAGAGGAGAAAGAGATTCAGAAGGAAAATTGAGAGAGATTAAAAAATATTATGATGGAAAAAATGATACTAACTGA
- a CDS encoding 5-methylcytosine restriction system specificity protein McrC: MMEKMILTDNADITEFRKNEIIEELLNITLSQLNEDNFIIFPPILKESEDLEESNFIFESKNKKVYTRNIVGVIGKGHDEVKIKTRFFNNSESQSDYFLKYMFQKVLNYNVIKNETKSDNLGMYYDLLIYLFPFYLKRAMKKGLYKEYKTKEYNNLNVRGAINIIKNINKNIPFNGKISYTTREFSFDNRVTQIIRHTLEKIKQNYNFDFFNDMFLKEDIQILVQNTKSYKNSDLVKILKDNILNPVRHSYYEEYYDLQKLCIQILKNEKIDFGNNDNKIHGIIIDVAWLWEEYLNTMLINKKFIHPKNKKSEKGISLFSNRQRMVYPDFYNLDEKIILDAKYKKLGKNKKEIYREDLYQLISYLHIIEGKKSGVIYPDIDKSESNEIGQLNGCGGEIFKISFKIPQEISNYKEFVVEIKKSEKIFLNKIDCIKKIIK, translated from the coding sequence ATGATGGAAAAAATGATACTAACTGATAATGCAGACATAACTGAATTTAGAAAGAACGAAATAATAGAAGAATTATTAAATATTACTTTATCTCAATTAAATGAAGATAATTTTATAATTTTTCCACCAATATTAAAAGAATCAGAAGATTTAGAAGAGAGTAATTTTATATTTGAATCAAAAAATAAAAAAGTATATACTCGAAATATAGTCGGGGTAATTGGAAAAGGACATGATGAAGTTAAAATTAAAACAAGATTTTTTAATAATTCTGAGTCACAATCTGATTATTTTCTTAAATATATGTTTCAAAAAGTACTTAATTATAATGTTATAAAAAATGAAACAAAAAGTGATAATTTAGGAATGTACTATGATTTATTAATTTATTTATTCCCGTTTTATTTAAAGAGAGCTATGAAAAAAGGTCTATATAAAGAATATAAAACTAAAGAATACAATAATTTGAATGTTAGAGGAGCTATAAATATTATAAAAAATATAAATAAAAATATTCCATTTAATGGGAAAATATCTTATACAACAAGAGAGTTTAGTTTTGATAATAGAGTAACTCAGATAATTAGACATACTTTAGAAAAAATAAAACAAAATTATAACTTTGATTTTTTCAATGATATGTTTTTAAAAGAAGATATACAAATACTTGTACAAAATACAAAAAGTTATAAAAATTCTGATTTGGTCAAAATATTAAAAGATAATATACTTAATCCAGTTAGACATAGCTATTATGAAGAATATTATGATTTACAAAAATTATGCATTCAAATTTTAAAAAATGAAAAAATAGATTTTGGAAATAACGATAATAAAATTCATGGAATAATAATAGATGTTGCCTGGCTTTGGGAAGAGTATTTAAACACTATGTTGATAAATAAAAAATTCATTCACCCTAAAAATAAAAAATCGGAAAAAGGTATTTCTTTGTTTAGCAATAGGCAAAGAATGGTCTATCCTGATTTTTATAACCTTGATGAAAAAATTATATTAGATGCAAAATACAAGAAATTAGGAAAAAACAAAAAAGAAATTTACAGAGAAGATTTATATCAATTAATAAGTTATTTGCATATAATAGAAGGTAAAAAATCAGGAGTAATCTATCCGGATATAGACAAATCCGAATCTAATGAAATAGGACAATTAAATGGATGTGGTGGAGAAATATTTAAAATTTCTTTTAAAATTCCACAAGAAATATCTAATTATAAAGAATTTGTTGTTGAAATAAAAAAAAGTGAAAAAATTTTTTTAAATAAGATAGATTGTATAAAAAAAATTATAAAATAA
- the leuB gene encoding 3-isopropylmalate dehydrogenase produces the protein MNYKIALLKGDGIGPEIVDEAVKVLDKIGEKFGHKFEYTQGYLGGESIDKYGIPYSEETAKICKESDSILLGSVGGPKWDNVEPDKRPEKGLLAIRKDLGVYTNLRPAVLFKQLKSASPLKDEIIGEGLDVMIVRELTGGIYFGPREYSDEKAVDTLPYTKGEIERIAKKAFEIAKLRGKKITSVDKHNVLDTSKLWRKTVNELAKDYPEVEVSHMYVDNAAMQLIANPRQFDVILTDNMFGDILSDEASMLTGSLGMLPSASLGDGKVGLYEPSHGSAPDIAGQNIANPIATILSAAMMLRYAFNLTKEADAIEKAIEEVLEDGFRTADIYTDGLKKVGTKEMGNEIVKRI, from the coding sequence ATGAACTACAAAATTGCATTATTAAAAGGGGACGGAATTGGTCCAGAAATCGTTGATGAAGCGGTAAAAGTTTTGGATAAAATTGGAGAAAAATTTGGGCATAAATTTGAGTATACACAAGGATATTTGGGAGGAGAATCTATTGATAAATATGGGATTCCTTATTCTGAAGAAACTGCGAAAATTTGTAAAGAGAGTGACTCGATTTTGTTAGGATCGGTTGGAGGGCCTAAATGGGATAATGTTGAGCCTGATAAAAGACCTGAAAAAGGACTTCTTGCGATAAGAAAAGACTTGGGAGTTTATACAAATTTAAGACCAGCGGTTCTGTTTAAGCAATTGAAAAGTGCTAGTCCATTGAAAGATGAAATAATTGGAGAAGGGCTAGATGTAATGATAGTTAGAGAGCTTACAGGAGGAATTTATTTTGGACCTAGAGAATATTCTGATGAAAAAGCTGTCGATACATTGCCATATACAAAAGGGGAAATTGAAAGAATTGCAAAAAAAGCGTTTGAAATTGCAAAATTAAGAGGGAAAAAAATTACAAGTGTGGATAAACATAATGTTTTAGATACTTCAAAATTGTGGAGAAAAACAGTAAATGAACTTGCAAAAGATTATCCAGAAGTGGAAGTTTCCCACATGTATGTGGATAACGCTGCAATGCAATTGATTGCAAATCCAAGACAATTTGATGTAATTTTGACAGATAATATGTTTGGAGATATTTTGTCAGATGAGGCTTCAATGCTTACAGGATCACTTGGAATGTTGCCATCAGCAAGTTTAGGAGATGGAAAAGTTGGACTTTATGAACCAAGCCACGGTTCAGCACCAGACATCGCTGGACAAAACATCGCAAACCCAATCGCAACAATTTTATCAGCAGCAATGATGTTAAGATACGCATTTAACTTGACAAAAGAAGCAGACGCAATTGAAAAAGCAATCGAAGAAGTGTTGGAGGATGGATTCAGAACAGCTGATATTTATACTGATGGACTGAAAAAAGTTGGAACAAAAGAAATGGGAAATGAAATTGTTAAAAGAATATAA